One Ananas comosus cultivar F153 linkage group 1, ASM154086v1, whole genome shotgun sequence DNA window includes the following coding sequences:
- the LOC109711575 gene encoding probable methyltransferase PMT24, whose translation MAFGKSTRMDGRRSSSYCSTTTIVVFVALCLVGVWMMTSSTVVPIEMSSSDRKDQVSGTDSSRVFEDSSGDVAEDLAKGGDNDENSGNTIPDELNSETSNDQNLSEKTTEKSVEKTQEESPVKGNEDGKAESEGKAEAFNDANGKTEGGEAVVEGGDSNTEGGDSDTSNQGDDKETNTEKKYNEQEKSSEENSKENENNEQQQPDTGGDSALAEKDQGQIEEKVDQSEDKDLGSKSKEVFPDGAQSELLNETTTQNGAWSTQAAESKNEKEVQSSSKNQSVYSWKLCNVTAGYDYIPCLDNEKAIKKLRSTKHYEHRERHCPEEPPTCVVPLPDGYKRPIEWPKSRDKIWYSNVPHTKLAKYKGHQNWVKVSGEYLTFPGGGTQFKHGALHYIDFIQESLSDIQWGKQSRVVLDVGCGVASFGGYIFDRDVLTMSFAPKDEHEAQVQFALERGIPAISAVMGTKRLPFPSKVFDVIHCARCRVPWHIEGGMLLLELNRLLRPGGYFVWSATPVYQDLPEDVGIWKAMSALTKSMCWKMVNKTNDKLNEVGLAIFKKPMDNKCYEQRTEENPPFCRESDDPDAAWNISLQACMHKLSVDPTARGSQWPEKWPLRVEKAPYWLNRSQLGVYGKPAPEDFEADYEHWKRVVSKSYLNGMGIDWSKVRNVMDMRSVYGGFAAALRDMKVWVMNIVSIDSPDTLPIIYERGLFGMYHDWCESFSTYPRTYDLLHADHLFSKIKKRCKLLPVFAEVDRILRPEGKLIVRDNVETISELENMARSLQWEVRMTFSKDKEGLLCVQKMKWRPKEVEASM comes from the exons ATGGCGTTTGGAAAAAGCACGCGGATGGATGGTAGGAGATCATCGTCGTACTGCTCGACTACTACTATTGTTGTGTTTGTGGCTCTTTGTTTAGTCGGCGTATGGATGATGACATCGTCAACTGTAGTCCCGATAGAGATGTCTTCATCTGATAGGAAAGACCAAGTGTCTGGAACTGATTCTTCTCGGGTATTTGAAGATAGTTCTGGGGATGTAGCTGAAGATTTGGCGAAAGGAGGGGATAATGATGAAAATTCGGGGAATACTATTCCGGACGAATTGAATTCAGAAACTTCAAATGATCAAAATTTGTCTGAAAAAACCACCGAGAAATCAGTAGAGAAGACTCAAGAGGAGTCTCCGGTGAAGGGGAACGAGGATGGTAAGGCAGAATCGGAGGGTAAAGCTGAGGCTTTTAACGATGCAAATGGAAAGACGGAAGGGGGAGAAGCAGTTGTCGAGGGTGGAGATTCTAATACTGAAGGTGGTGACTCTGATACTAGCAATCAGGGAGATGACAAAGAGACGAACACGGAAAAGAAATACAATGAGCAAGAGAAGAGCTCAGAAGAGAATTCaaaggaaaatgaaaataatgaaCAGCAACAACCTGATACTGGTGGTGATTCTGCACTGGCTGAGAAAGATCAAGGTCAAATAGAGGAGAAAGTGGATCAAAGCGAAGACAAAGACCTGGGCTCAAAGTCAAAAGAGGTGTTTCCTGATGGGGCCCAATCGGAACTTTTGAATGAGACCACCACCCAGAATGGGGCATGGTCTACTCAAGCTGCGGAGTCGAAGAATGAGAAGGAAGTGCAATCATCTTCGAAGAACCAATCAGTTTACAGTTGGAAACTTTGTAATGTGACAGCTGGTTATGATTATATACCTTGTCTTGACAATGAGAAAGCTATCAAGAAGCTTAGAAGTACTAAACACTATGAACATCGCGAGAGGCATTGCCCTGAAGAGCCGCCAACCTGCGTTGTTCCACTTCCAGATGGATATAAACGTCCTATAGAGTGGCCCAAGAGCAGGGACAAG ATATGGTACAGTAATGTCCCTCATACAAAGCTCGCCAAATACAAGGGGCACCAAAACTGGGTTAAAGTTTCTGGTGAGTACCTGACTTTTCCAGGGGGTGGGACTCAGTTCAAGCATGGTGCACTCCACTACATTGATTTCATTCAGGAG TCACTTTCTGATATACAATGGGGAAAACAAAGTCGTGTTGTACTAGATGTTGGATGTGGAGTTGCTAGTTTTGGAGGCTATATCTTCGATAGAGATGTCCTTACCATGTCTTTCGCACCCAAGGACGAGCACGAAGCCCAAGTGCAGTTTGCTCTCGAGAGGGGAATCCCAGCTATATCAGCAGTCATGGGCACCAAGAGACTTCCTTTCCCCAGCAAGGTCTTTGATGTTATTCACTGCGCTCGCTGTCGAGTACCGTGGCATATTGAAG GCGGTATGCTTCTATTGGAGTTGAACCGGTTGTTACGTCCGGGTGGTTACTTTGTTTGGTCTGCCACACCTGTGTATCAGGACCTTCCGGAAGATGTTGGGATTTGGAAAG CTATGTCTGCTTTGACGAAGTCCATGTGTTGGAAAATGGTGAACAAAACCAACGATAAGCTAAATGAAGTGGGTTTGGCGATATTCAAAAAACCAATGGACAATAAGTGCTACGAGCAAAGAACAGAAGAAAACCCGCCATTCTGCCGAGAATCTGATGACCCAGATGCAGCCTG GAACATATCATTGCAAGCATGCATGCACAAATTGTCTGTAGATCCTACCGCTCGTGGGTCACAGTGGCCAGAGAAGTGGCCACTAAGGGTGGAGAAGGCGCCTTATTGGTTAAATAGGTCGCAGCTTGGAGTATACGGAAAACCTGCCCCTGAAGACTTTGAGGCAGACTATGAGCATTGGAAGCGGGTTGTAAGCAAATCGTACTTGAACGGTATGGGGATCGACTGGTCCAAAGTCAGGAATGTCATGGATATGAGATCAGTATATGGGGG TTTTGCTGCAGCCTTGCGTGACATGAAAGTGTGGGTGATGAACATTGTATCAATTGATTCGCCAGACACGCTTCCCATCATCTACGAGCGAGGGCTGTTCGGAATGTATCACGATTGGTGCGAGTCATTTAGCACTTACCCCAGAACATACGATCTTCTTCACGCAGACCATCTGTTCTCCAAGATCAAAAAGAG ATGCAAACTGTTACCGGTATTTGCCGAGGTGGATCGGATACTGAGGCCCGAGGGCAAGCTAATAGTAAGAGACAACGTCGAGACGATAAGCGAGTTGGAGAACATGGCGAGGTCGCTCCAGTGGGAGGTGCGAATGACGTTCTCCAAGGACAAAGAAGGTTTGCTGTGCGTTCAGAAGATGAAGTGGCGGCCCAAGGAGGTAGAAGCAAGCATGTAA
- the LOC109717962 gene encoding E3 ubiquitin-protein ligase RGLG3-like, with the protein MGNAKSTEFSHPYNYHSQESFSVCRRAGDKNTKKQQPAFIADNFNSLDEVITALRDAGLESSNLILGIDFTKSNEWTGRHSFNRRSLHSIGDTPNPYEQAISIIGRTLASFDDDNLIPCFGFGDVTTRDEEVFSFFPDHRPCRGFAEALSRYREIVPYLTLSGPTSFAPLILAAVDIVERSHGQYHVLVIVADGQVSGGSTQPNGGFSQQEQATIDAIVYASYYPLSIIMVGVGDGPWDAMQQFDDFVPRRSFDNFQFVNFTKIMSGNMTMEKKEAAFALSALMEIPFQYRATQALVPTEKSKEITGERKPLRPPCEVIEHDNATASREFTKNIQPMEYNIPQEKACFICFANPKDMAFGCGHLTCRNCGMSIDTCPLCRAPVTSRVRLFPS; encoded by the exons ATGGGGAATGCGAAATCGACAGAATTTTCACATCCTTACAATTATCATTCACAAGAATCCTTTTCGGTTTGCCGTCGCGCCGGGGACAAGAACACAAAGAAGCAACAACCAGCATTTATAGCAGATAATTTCAACTCTCTTGATGAG GTTATCACTGCATTGAGAGATGCTGGTCTTGAGTCATCAAACTTAATATTAGGAATTGATTTCACAAAAAGCAATGAATGGACAG gaaGGCATTCATTCAACAGGAGATCTCTGCACTCGATTGGCGACACTCCGAATCCTTACGAGCAAGCGATCTCGATAATAGGCCGCACATTAGCTTCCTTCGACGACGACAATTTGATACCGTGTTTCGGTTTTGGTGATG TAACTACGCGCGATGAAGAGGTCTTCAGCTTTTTCCCTGATCACCGGCCTTGTCGTGGTTTTGCGGAGGCGCTTTCGCGATATAGAGAAATTGTGCCCTACTTGACACTCTCCG GTCCGACCTCTTTCGCGCCTCTCATTCTCGCAGCAGTCGATATCGTGGAGAGGAGCCACGGCCAATATCATGTTCTCGTCATCGTAGCCGATGGACAG GTCAGCGGTGGTTCGACTCAACCAAATGGTGGTTTTAGCCAGCAAGAACAGGCAACTATAGATGCTATAGTATACGCTAG TTACTATCCTCTTTCGATCATTATGGTTGGCGTCGGTGACGGTCCGTGGGATGCGATGCAGCAGTTCGATGATTTTGTTCCTCGGCGGTCATTTGACAACTTTCAG TTTGTAAACTTCACGAAGATCATGTCCGGAAACATGACTATGGAAAAGAAAGAGGCAGCATTTGCGCTTTCGGCCCTCATGGAAATTCCTTTTCAGTATAGAGCCACTCAAGCCCTTGTGCCTACTGA AAAGAGCAAGGAAATAACTGGTGAGAGAAAGCCTCTTCGCCCGCCTTGTGAAGTTATCGAACACGACAATGCGACGGCATCTCGTGAATTCACGAAGAACATCCAACCTATGGAGTACAACATCCCACAAGAGAAG GCTTGCTTTATATGCTTCGCAAATCCGAAGGATATGGCCTTCGGCTGCGGTCATTTG ACTTGCAGAAACTGCGGCATGTCGATCGACACATGCCCCTTGTGTCGCGCACCCGTGACGAGTCGAGTTAGGCTTTTCCCCTCGTAA